TCATCGTTTCTTTTCTTCATCAGGGCTAAAGCAGGCGTCGCGTGATCCGGCTCAAACTGCAGAGACAACAGAGTGACAATAAGAATATAAAGGTTGAGAGGTGATGACTTTTTGTTGTTGCGACAATGACTTGCAATAATCAACGCTTCGGTGGTTGTTTCCATCAGGTTCAAGAGATGATCATAGGGATGATTTGTCTCTTTCTTTATTCTACTAGTTTCTTATTTCTCTTACTTGGTACTCATTTAGATTTCTAAAAGTTCTTCATGTGAAACAATTTGACAGCAAATTTTGTCCAGTGAAAGTGCTTAGTTACTTTAAAAAACAGGCACCCTTTTCTATGGATGGACTTCGTCAAAACCTCTATTTTTGTGGATTTCCTAAGGTATCTGGCAgggttttttcccccctcaggGTAAGATTGCTTTCCAgagatgtaaataaataaacacattcaGTGGGTGACTTAAGAAGGGGATCATGTACAATGACAGTCGTTGTGAATCAAGATTTGATCCACACCTTATTCCACTTGATTCTTAAGGGAAACAAATGTCCAGACCACGACTACACAACCAGAACTgttgaataaaaagaaaaaagtaaacagAAGAATGATGAAATTACCCCCTTGTTAATCTGTCACCAGTGTGTTTCTCATTTGGGTGAAACAACCCTTTGTTTCTGAGACTCAGAAAGAGTaaagtttataaaaaaaaaacaaggttgtcAGGTCAAATACTCATCTGTCCTTTAAGGATACACAGAAACATGGCAACACTCACGCTTGCTTGAAACCTCGGTACTGGAACTCCCCTCCCATAGTGATCTACATCCAGACTCTGCCCGCTCAGGTCCAGCATGGACCGGGTCCGGTCCGACACTGTAGAATTCAGCTCTCTCCTAAAGAAGCTTGACGTCCCCTGAGGAATCCTCTTCATGATGTCACTTATCGAGCTGAAGCTGTCAGATTGCGGCACCTTCAAGATTATAGGCCTCTGAGTGAAGGAGAGAAATGCATCTCAGTTTCTCCAGCAGCTTCTAATCAAACTTAACTCAAGTGCTTTGACAGCTAAGAGCAGTAACTTACTCTAGAAGTCAGTGCATTCTCCACTTTGGAGCTATCTTCCACTGTTGCTCTCTCCTTTTCCAAATTTTGCATTAATCCTGACCGCTGCCATCTCTTAGTGTAAGACTGCGTGTGCGTTGGATCTGGTGCTTTATCATCGAGTCCTGCTATAGTTCGGTCATATAAATTAGTGTCTTTCTCAATAGAGAGTTGCCTGGCGATGGCATGCTCCAGCCTGCAGGAGAAATTGGTTTGATTTTGGGTGTGACATTTTAATAACATCACATTCTGTGTTCTTCTTTTAACTTGGTGATTTTACCTTTTCACTCTCTGTGTAGTTGGTGGGTCTCTGGACAAGTGCTCTGCGTTGCTAAGAAAATATTTATAATCCCAATCAACAATTTGCTTAAAacattaacagaaaaaaaaattcaagaaaGTTTCTTTAGCCAAAATTATGGGCTGCCACAAAATATTGAAACAACACTGTTCTCTGCAGGGGGAATTACTAAAAGAATGTAACAGAAACTAAAGACATACTTTAATACCTTAGAATGACTTTCATCATGAGATGAATTCTAGTTATAAATGTTAGATTAATGCACACTGATGGATAAGTCAAAATAATCTGGGTACGGTACCTTCTCTTATCCATAAGGTGCCTCTTGTATGTAAGTGTGTCCACAGTAGGTCTGTCACTAttgtttttgtcttgtggaATTTCGTCAGCCATAACTTCCTCGTGTAGCTCAAAAGGCCTGCCGGGGAGGCAGCGGTCTCCCTGAACAACACCCATCGCTCCCCAGTCCAGGACGCTGTCTGCAGGTGGCGACGGAGGATTGATTGTCCCAGGCTCCACACAGAGTTGTTTCTGAGACCTGAGATGTGAAAAGTCTTTAAGCTGATGAGGCAGATTTGCATGAGTACCAGCTGTGACTCTCAATGGTTCAGGGGCTGGACTTGAAGCAGCAAAAAGGATCCTGAACTCCCTGTCAAACAAGTCAACGGCCGGTCCCGTCAGCACGGTGATCAGCTGCCGGTGCAGGTGGGCGTCTGTCCATGTGAGACTGCAGAGTACAGCAATGACTTGTTAGGTCACTCTCATGTGATTGAGAAAGGAGAAGAGCTGAGGAGACGTCTATCTCTGTTTACCTGTAGCTGCCATGAATCACTGTCTCTAAATCCACCAGAAGGTAGTTGTCTTTCAGTTCCCCAACCACCATTCTTCCACTTCTTGAGCAAAATGTTTTCCCTCCGAGAACTCTGACCCTCATGTTctgtcagataaaaaaaaacttcatgtGTACAAATTTTCATGTGAAAATCAAGATAGCATCCCACTAAATGTTTATCTCGGGCAGAATGTAAATGCAACAACTTGCTGAAATGTTTGAGGAAGACATTTCAGTAAGGCCAAGAGTCAGTGAGGTGATAACAAGTGAAAGTAGTGCCTTTTCCTGTCCGGACTCTATTTGTATGAGAAAGCAGTCAGCCATCGTTTCTGGAGGGTTGCTGAGCCTGAACATCCATTAAGAAGCTTCACATCCTCTGTGGACTAATCTGTATTGCACTGGTAGGCTTTGATGCATTTAAATATTGTAGAACTGTTTAAGTAAAATCAACGCATGACTTGATTTCATATGCGGTCAGACTAACATGTTCACATTGAAGTATAAGTCTGGTTTTGGTTATGCTTACACAATAATTTGTTTAATCATTGTGTCAAAAATGATGCCACAGACGGTAATCCACCTCTGAAAACAGACGGGCAGTCCTTCAGACTCGGCATAGTGAAAATCTGAGTTTCTTTGACACTTCAGACACAGCAAAAGACATAAAAACCACTATGGATGGTGTCTAAGACAGAAAAGAAGCCTGAAGAATACTGGCAGGATGTTCAGTATGAGCATGTTTGGCTCAGACAGGGTTCAGCACGTTAAGTTTGAAGCTAGTCAGGACTATACAGGCCCAACAGTGAAGCACCGAGGTGGGCGCACGAGGGAAACTGCTGTCGGAGGGGTGGCATTTATCAATGGCAACATTAATGTTTGTGACACTATCAATATAGTGACCGACAAGAAGAATCCCAGATTGCAAAAGCTTTGCAGAAGAGATATATTCCAGCAGGATAACAATCCAAAACACACTGCCCAAATCACCCACAAGTTTTTGAAGGAGAGAAATTTTCAAAGTGTGATCTGGCCAAGTGGAAAACATTGGAGGTATCTTAAGTAGAAAAGTAGAAGAAACAAAACTCTcccagaaaaaaagaagctgaaaaGATTTATCTCCGAAATAGTGTCAGAACAGAGTATcaagtttaaaatgaaaatccGCAAGGTGTTGATAAAATATCTGAATCTCCATTATAATCACTCTGCTGActaccaaccctaaccctcgtTGCCATGAGTTACCTGTACTTTTGAATTTTGTAAATGTAAACTGTAAGTTTTTAATTTCACATCATACCAAATACCCAAGAGTTTAACTCAAAAGTAAAGAAATCATTGAGAGGGATCATTTTTAAAATCACCTGACATCCAAGCAGTATTAGACAACGTCTTTATCACCTCAGAAGTAGGGATGCGAAATGAAAATGTTAACAAGCTTATTCAAGTTGGATCATAGTCTGAGAATCCCTATGTACATTTTCATTGAAGTATTCAGGCCTTGGATCATGCGTGCATGGCTTAATCTAAGTTTCTTTTCATCTCAGTCAGTAGGATATTTTCCAGAGATCACTTTTCGGTGGAGAGCACTCAAATGCATCACATCCAGGATTggagaaaaaagcaaaaactcGTAAAAATGtagttaaaaagttaaaagtaAAATACCCAAAAGTGCTAAGAATTCCAAAAACAAAACCGACCTGTAAAACAGGACAGTGAAGTTAAACGAAGAATCTGGCGAAGCTTGGAGTTATGAATACAGCTGATGTATTTAACTGGAAGAAGCCAGTGTGCTGATGAAAAAACAGGTGACACATGAGTGTGGGGACCTTCAGTGGAACGATAAGggcaagagaaaagaaaaacaatgccAATCAAAGTCGAGGCATTTTTTCCTGGTTGCAATACTACAGATTCCTAAAAAACACTATTAGAACATGCGTCTCTTTGCACATACCAGCGTACTGGTGAGCACGTAAACACAGTGTTGAGACCAATAACCTGTCAGCATCGGCCAGTTAGGACTTTAAAATTTAACTTTGAGTAAGAGAAATGCTGTTTTGTTTGAAAATatcatatatactgtatatatataatattacaAAAAAAGGACTGTTATGATACCAGATCTTAAGTTCACGGTTATTGTGgccagcctatcccagctgtcattgggcgagagatggggtacaccctggacaggtcaccagtccatcacagggccactcAGAGACATACGtgacaaccatgcacgctcacactcaaaCAGGATCTTCATCCCTTGAATATAGCAGAGACAAATTCCATGTAACCAGTTTTGCTACATGTTGCTTAGTGCATATTCCGGGCATAAGCATGCCAAAGTAACATGACACGCTTGCAGTTGAAGAAATATGTCTTTGGAGTACGCATACAGTGTGCTGAGCCTCTTATGACTCTTGAAAAGGACTTGTTAGAAATCTCTGTCTCATTCATTGCCACGTCAGACATGTATCGGGGGATGGCTGCTTGGTGTGTTGAGTCTTTGCTGTAGGTGTGCACTCACCGGATGCTTTAATCTGTTGAGGGTGAAATTCTCTTGAATGGACCTTTGGTTAAGGAGGATGTAGACGGGGACATTCCGAGAGGCCGCATTATGTAAATCACCAATTATGGcgctgtctgtcagtctgttggTCACGATGGCAATTACCTGCACAACACACAAGtgattttgagaaaataaaagttttggtttttttttgtatggcaAAAGGATTTAATAAGCTGTTcagaaaatagataagtaaaaactgatgaaaagaaTCTGCATGCTTTGAAGTGATGATCCTCAAGCTGGTGAATGTTTTTgattgaaataaaatgaaataattagTGTTATTATTCGGATTGTGTCAAAATGCACAGACATCACTAATTGTTCATTGGAAAGGTTTATAATTTAGTGTGTATTATCAGATCATGTCTAATTGGCAAAcaacatgttttattattttttttactagtAAAAAAAGTATGAAGAGCTAActtacaaaaactaaactgactaaaaagtttattttcttcCAAAATGTCATGGTGCAAAAGTCGCTTTTTTGCTTCAAGGCTACCCATATGGAAAGCTGTGCAGTGGGTATCCATGAAAATTCAACCCATTTCATATTTGCGTACTTTTCTGGCCTTCTGGAAGTGTCGTCTGATGACCTCTCTGACGGGTGGCTCTCCCTCGGCAGGAGGATTGGTGTGGACTGCTACACTTGCTCCCAGCACAAAGAAGGGTTTGATAGGCCAGCCCAGCTCCAGGTCCGGGGGTAGTATGTCTGTGTGGTTGGGGCAGTAGGTGGAACAAAAATCCTCCATCTCTGAGCTGTTTTCCACGCCATTCTCCTCTTCTACCTGCGGCGGGTTTAAATGAAAGCTCTGAGCCCAGCTGGTTATCTGGCTGACCTCTTCGGGAGATAAGAACCAGCCAGAGCACTTTGGGCCGACGGCGCTGTAGAAGGCCGCTGGTCCTTCACTCAGGAGTCTTTCCACTGCTTCACGCTCCTCTTCACAGTAGAGGAACTCCGGGGAAGACTTATCCACTGGCAGGAAGACAGCATTCTCATTCAGACTTTGTTCTTGGGAGTTGGACATGACTGCAGCGCTTTGTGTCTCTGGGAACAGATTCTGTGTTTCAGAGTTTCCACCATTCACAGGAGAAGTGTGACAACAAGTCCATCTCCAGCGAATTCAAAACACACTTCTCCACTTTCACTCACTCCTCTGGCACAAAGTCAGAATGATGTCAAGAGCCGTCCAAAGTACATTAGATAGGCGTTAGATAGATCTTGCTAGTGCCAGCAGTCTTGATGGCTTCTCGTCAGTCCTTGCTGATAAAAAGTTTGATTGCATTTCTTGGTCTCCAGCAGCCTTTTCCTCTTAAACACGAGAAAAAACACCAACAAGTTAAGGTGACCGGTTTGCTTGCTGACCTATGATAAATACTATTTCAACACACAGTGAAACTCACCTTCTGTGCAGCTTTGTCTGTCAGGTTCAGTAGTTACTCGTCGGCTCTCGGGAGCTCTGTTTCGTCATAAGttccctcccctgtgtgagtgACACACACTGCTCTATTTTTTCCACGCCTTGTTACTGACATTGTTCTCAGATTCCAGACATTCAGTACAGCTGAAAGACCGCTTCACTGTGCAGATACCCTGTCATCGCCCCGCTCCATCTCCAATGACTTTCTCAGCAGTGTTTAGACAAAATCAGTCTTATAAAGTCTAGTTTCAGTATCTACACCACCTACATATCTGTGAGCCACGTAACCTTTACCTGACAGGAGGAGATTTAtaacattgtttgtttttttcttttctcttctttttggaCTGGTCCAGCCTGATAGGTGGGTTTAAAAGATATGTGTAACACTGTTAATCATCATCTGGCCTCTGCATCTAAAGCCACAAGTGCAACCATAGCAATTTCTTTTATATTTCTTTGGAATCTCTTTTTGTGTCGCCGACACAGACACACGCCATCTGTTGATTTTTACATATTTTGCTCTCTAATTCTTCAGAAAACAGTGTGGACATACCTTAACAAACAGCAACTGCTGCAAAAATGACAAGATTACACGACAAAGAAGGATGTGAAGCTTTTGCAGCCACTATGCTGTGTCAGAGGATTGCACCTGCTCTGTGTTACACATAAAGCTCAAAATCAGGCAGGATTACACAGTTTAAACACAGGGATGCTCTTTGGTAGAGCTGACGTGTGGCAACAATATGTATTTTTCTTATTTAGATACAAAGCAAACCATCCAAGCTcaacacaaaaatcacaaagaaAGATTTAAcacaagtttatttatttatttgctgaTATGTCTTTGCCAGAATCCTTCATGCATCACAGCATGGCTTTTTGTTCAATCACAGATTGAGATGCCACCAAGATGATTTAATGTTCCTCATACCAGAGGAAGAAATAAGTTGGTTCATTAACGAACTacatcatttcatttcattttcatttctcaggCATCTTTATCTGTGCTTAACTGGAATGTGGTTGAAGGGACACAGGAGCGTGACACTCTCAATAGCACACGCTCTCTTGTTTTGTCTCACTGCTTTTTGCGCAGGTGGACATACAGGACTCCACTAATGAGAAGAAGGGGGACACACAGCCACGCCAGGATGAAACAAAAGCCAAAGCGTCCTTTGCTCAGATCTCTGGAGTCATTCAATATCTCCTTTCTGTGGAAGGTGAAGATAAGGCAGGCGGCAAAGTCTGTGAAACCTGTGAAAAAAGAATTTCATATTTAACTACACGTTAGAGGATCCATCACAATACTGGTATGCATTTAGGTTTGAAAATAATTAGACATTATTCAGCAAAaaattacagttacagttatgttttaaatacagacacaaagtgcagaATATCATCCTGAAATTGAGGCTTTTCACATCGCAAATCCTTTCGTCTAGACCCAAGGGCATCACCAGAGAATGAACAATGTCCTCCCTTATAAAGCTTTAACAGGCTTTTCCTGCAGGCCTCACTCCAAAAATGtccacacttaaaaaaaaatcactgttcTTAAAGGATGAAAGTTATCACTTTCGACCAATTTGTATGTTGATCCGAGGATTGAAATCTGTTAATATTGGGCCACAAATTCCTTGGCAGCATTTGATGAGGACTAAAtgtggcagtgctcaacacATCTTTGGCGCTTTTGTGAGCATCTAGAGTTCAGTGATAATTTTTGGACAAATTTGAGCTCTACAACAGGTGGCTTCATAGAAAAAGCTTACTTatgggccatttcactgcagtttttggtatttttgtgAGATCTGTtgataatgagaaaaaaaaattctgatgaAACTTAGCTAATATCAGCATAAAGACCTTAAAGTCCTCAAAGGAGTAAAGATGTAAAATGGTGTCAAGTCTTTTCACAGTGATAAAGGAAAAAGCCCACAAATAACCTGCAAAGGCCTGGCAGAG
The Odontesthes bonariensis isolate fOdoBon6 chromosome 3, fOdoBon6.hap1, whole genome shotgun sequence DNA segment above includes these coding regions:
- the fam83e gene encoding uncharacterized protein fam83e, with product MSNSQEQSLNENAVFLPVDKSSPEFLYCEEEREAVERLLSEGPAAFYSAVGPKCSGWFLSPEEVSQITSWAQSFHLNPPQVEEENGVENSSEMEDFCSTYCPNHTDILPPDLELGWPIKPFFVLGASVAVHTNPPAEGEPPVREVIRRHFQKARKVIAIVTNRLTDSAIIGDLHNAASRNVPVYILLNQRSIQENFTLNRLKHPNMRVRVLGGKTFCSRSGRMVVGELKDNYLLVDLETVIHGSYSLTWTDAHLHRQLITVLTGPAVDLFDREFRILFAASSPAPEPLRVTAGTHANLPHQLKDFSHLRSQKQLCVEPGTINPPSPPADSVLDWGAMGVVQGDRCLPGRPFELHEEVMADEIPQDKNNSDRPTVDTLTYKRHLMDKRSNAEHLSRDPPTTQRVKRLEHAIARQLSIEKDTNLYDRTIAGLDDKAPDPTHTQSYTKRWQRSGLMQNLEKERATVEDSSKVENALTSRRPIILKVPQSDSFSSISDIMKRIPQGTSSFFRRELNSTVSDRTRSMLDLSGQSLDVDHYGRGVPVPRFQASFEPDHATPALALMKKRNDELKSSLFRASETFVPKERTRSSNWGRLLTKREGKYD